attatatttatttttgattccgataatagttaacaatattacaggaataaatgttatcaatttattatcaaaaagaaaagagttcggtttaaaaataaaatgtaataaaaattaattatgatttatgacttatgagttatgactatatagtcatataggtgggatgattgtacatttgtatataatacattaatactataataggtctAGTGAATAGTAGTGATAATAGATCACTAGGTCTACGATTGTaagatatatacataataactgaatcatatgaattgaatatggttaaaaaattatgaaaaaagtaacgttatttgtaacgcactactttattaatgaaaaagtaatgtaacgtgataaaaataattttaagtaacgcaaatgtaatttaaataaaaatatttgaagtaacgAGTAACTTAATtccattactttttaaaagtaatttacccaatactgttaattatacctatttattgttaaatgattcaaaatatttttaaaattataccatgtataaaatatgctttttattaccggtaggtattcatttttgagttacatcatattaacaaaatcaattttgcgtaaaaattccagtttcaCTTAAGAGgttgtcagcgcactatttgttttctctctctggcccacgcgcaacatgtacaaaacgcattaacgcagaatcattttttctacgtttttaagtaatcttagagtgaaatcacctattataaaaaagatagagaataatatttttgagggaatgacttaccgattttatattttattgttatttgactttgtattcgactttcaaaataaacaaaaaatgttgtaaatttaagttatgtttaaattgttttggtacaatatttcgacaaatcgatatgtcattcccttaaaaatataattctctatcttttaggtaataggtaattttactctaagattacttaaaaacatagaaaaaatgatttttcataaatgcgttttatctatgttacgcgtgggccagagagagaaaacaaatactgCGCTGACacatctttttaatattttttttcgatatccaaattatttaaaatactgggAATTTTCTATATTAACTTTTGGaaagtaccaaatagattcaATTTGCTACCAAAAATCACCCTCAAGTCGTCAAGGTTGAAAATTAAAGcatgttttatactttatatcgtgtaggtacctactaggaCTCAGGGATGGCGAACCTTTTGATAACTGCGTGTCAAATCAAAATGTTTGGTTTGATTTTATTTGCCTCGCGtgtcagacatttttttttgcttaaaaaataattaattaaacatataaacatgattttatttgttgttaggtgtataaaatatttaaactttacagCATTTTCTATTTAGGTActattgcatattaatataactttacagcatttatactatttactatttataaagttacatgtacatattaatatatctttacagcattaatttactatttactattacataatattaatatatctttacagcattaatttactatttactattacatattaataataaacacatattttttttaattacaaaaataagtttttaatgagAAATTTGTTGCTGCATATTTCCAGCTAACGAATCAATCCTGGGATTATAATTTGTAgattttaattgaatacatGCTGCACTGATATCTGTTCCAAGACGATTTCTCAATGTGGATTTGATAAAATTCATGGAGGAAAATAGCTGCTCACATGTATATGTAGAACCAAACATAGTCAATAATGAAAGTGCTAATTTTTTCATGGATGTAAATGAATTTGGTAGACTTTTCCACTCAATAAGAATTAGGTTTTCGGTTTTAATACTGCTATCaatttgacaataatatttttccagttcgctgtttaaattaataaatttatttctccaaattacatttccctgaaattCTATTAATTCCATTTCCAAGTTTTCGATATTTAGCCATTCaaaaaaagataaatcaagTTCATCATATGTAATTGTATGtggatttattaaaaattgaaatgttggTTCTAGACATCGAAACTGTGAAAAtctattagaaaataattcagttgtattttctaatatattaacatattttttaattatacatttgatGTCAGTCTGACTATCTGCAAAGTGTAATGAATTGTTCAGATGATTTTTCAAAtgtggaaaatatttaaatttttcatttttaagatctttacaataaatttcaattttttttcaaaacctttgatattttcaaacattgTTAAGACTATGTGACCGTGCCcttgaagttttttatttaattcattatacaTTGTAGTAAAATTAGTGAAAAACATTAAATCGTTCAACCAATTTAAATCTTTAAGTTCTGGATAATCTTGAgatttttcgaataaaaataatcgtatttCTTCTAATAATTCAACAAATCGATGAAGAACTTGACCACGACTCAACCAACGAACACTGTTATACATTAAAAGGCCAGCGTATTGTGATTCAACTTCAtctaataatttagtaaattgTCGATTATTTAAAGCACGAGATGTAATGAAATTGACAACTTTTGTAACTACTTCCATTACATTTTGAAGCGATGGCAAGCTGTCTTTAGCACACAACGCTTCTTGATGTATTAAACAATGAAATCTGATTAACGGATGAGAAATTTCTTTCGAAAAAAGTTGAACAAATCCATTGTGTTTGCCAACCATATTAGGGGCACCATCCGTAgttattgaaacaatattatttatatttatttttaaattggcgAATTCTTTAAGTACTACATTCATAATTTCTTGACCAGTTGTTTTAGTAGAAATCGtcattaattttactaattctTCCCTCATGATATTAACACTACTGAACCTAACAAAGACTGCTAGTCGCGCCTGTGAAGTTACATCTGTACTTTCGTCAAGAcagattgaaaaataattttctgaaGCCAAATCTGTTTGAAGCTGATCTGTTATATCTTTACTCATACAAATAATACGATCTTTTACAGTATTTCTACTAACAGGCAAATCGttaatacgttttattatttcatttttattagtaaaatcaTGAAACAAAATGTTAGACGCCTTAACAAAAACTTCTTTTAAGTATTCTCCGTCAGAAAGTGGCTTACCATGCTGCGCAATGCAATGCGACACAGAAAAACTAGCggctgataaattattattttgtttgaacgccactttaaatttgtttgattgacttctaaaaaattttactttttgagAAATCAATTCTAATTTTTCTTCAGCCGAtagagaaaatatattattatgaactgtCTCGAAATGTCTTTTAACATTAAAACTACGGCTTACAACTGTTTCGTTACACAAGCAACATAGTaccttattattgttttgaattacACCAAAATCCACTGTCCACTGTTCGTGGAATAATCTCCCACTACCACTTTTCTCTggattcagttttaattttttgaacatctttattctataaattaagaatataatattaattattttatacgaatttttaattttttggtgaaatattggtaaaaaaataatactcacCAATGTATTAAACTTCCAATGGTTAAACGTGAATTATATTGAGTAAGCCCGAAGCAATATTGAATAGGTTGGTTAAAATAGTCGTCGTGTAAGGCATCCGAAACTATCTGTTGACGACTGTCGACTGTTCTGTTGTACCTACGTTTGTTACGTAAACGTGATAAAcgaatttatttatctaatcgTTTCGTTTACGAGCTTAGGAAATGGAAAGTACAGATTACAATATCTTACAATATACTccaataataagttaaaaatagtttcaaattatcaataatttttttggaaagtgaagtaaaaattatgaattatattttaaattggcgTGTCACTGTAATAATGCGCGCGTGTCACTCCGTGACACGCGTGACACAGGTTCGCCATCCCTGTACTAGGTATAACACGGCTACATTCACACACACATATAAGATACGGTATCAAATGCAATAAAGTATGTAAAATGCTGAATGCTAAATGcgaaacaatttcattgttacgtacaataatagaataaataataatgtcagattaaattttgttttcataatacctaatatggtaatattataatttatattatttaataatatattattcgtgaAAATATATTGCGTCTTACGATAAGGCGCGAACCGCATTAATCTATGGTTGGGCCACCTCTGGGCTTTGATAACATGCACTCATAGAATTCCAACATACAATTCAATAGTTATAGGTGTAAACcataattttatatgatttatctCAAATCATCTAAATTCTTACGCAGGTATTCAAGATATAAGTTGTCCTTTCTGAATTATGTTATGTTAACCAggtattgaaataattgatgtCGTAGATACTGTCGACAgtcattaacattattttgttcCTCATTTCATCGAAGTGTCTGATTGGCCCTCTGCATTCTGCAAGCTCGAACTGAAATCCACTCAAATTTGAATCATTGAAGGTATAAGGGAAGAAAGCCTGATAGAAATATCACATAAATTTGGAATTTCTCAGTTGAAGCATTGTATGGAGGTAGCTGCATAAATCCCCTTGAAAAAATTCATACAAGCATTGAGTGGTGGCCTGAATGACAACGTTTACGTTGTTTTATCGAAAAGGAGAgggtatatttaagtattttgaacAATTCTTATGTATACTCTGTGCAGCGAGAGAACACGCCACATGCCAACAAAATGTATTCGCCACACTCTACTTATTTATGGCTGAAGGGTAACCGGCTTTGATAGCAGGTGATGTGGGGCATACACAGAATCGGCGAGTTCTTTtgctgaacagagtatagttagaaattatattgtataaactttttaattataaatttcatttttttttttgtatgatgtGTTGTTCTTGAGTAATAAACTTTTGAAGTACTGACGGCATTCATGTCTAGACCAGTACACTGCTATTTGCTAAGAGTATCAACGTAACTAATGTTATGCTTATGAAGTTGTGATGCAATATTTGTTTACTAAGCacataaaatcgtattttttttctcttagagcaggtttttaaacttttttgttgGTGGAGCCATTATGTTGCTAAGAAAATTCTACGGAGCCCCAAAAAAATAGGAATGCTTATAAGATATACATAACTCATGAAATATGATGCACGAATGATTTGcttattaatttgtttctttataataatataatcataaaaagaTAAACAATTATTGCAATGTAACCTTCAATCAACTCACATCTgaagtattgttttttaatgtgaaacaaaatatatgcgggttaatattaataaaataaacatgacaaacaaaatgttaattagcattttaattaattcagaTATGTTTACGTAGCCTTTAGATTACTCTCACGCAGTGCTGACGCTCCACGGAACACAGTTTAAGAAGAACCACTGTCTTAGAGAAAATCATCCATtgcaaaaattataaagaataatatatatgaagGTTTGACACATAGGTTttcattctattattatttgaatttgtattcaaattagactttataaaaaataaattgttgcaCATTTTAATGGgtgttaaatattgttttgtggcaatatttataattaacaaaattcatGTCAAACGTTttattctctataattttttaatggtaattttattttattctaagaccacccaaatacaaaaaaaaagtagtttagCATGAATGCGTTTTATCTATGATAGACACGGGAAACAGAAAACACAAATATTGCATTGACATccttttaagaaaaatatttatttgatttgcgTGAttcaatagatatttatttCCAGCCTTAGTTACTCTGCATAGTGTTGATGTAAACtttcacaatttatattatgtataatttaataaatactgcTTTAATTCCTTAACATCCAAGTTCCGATTTTAGAATTAAACAAGATAGTTTAGATAAttcatagaataataaaaacagaGCAAATATAAGGTTTggctatttatttatacttatatacatgaatgaaacatttaaaaaaaagttgcttATAAAAATGACTACTTACAAAGATTTAGGAACAAGCAAGCAATACAGCTAATGCTTTAAGCctaaattttcttaaaaaagcaataaattaaaaaaaaataattgactgcTTATGTTaaagtattcaatattaattaacttaattaaatctgaacctaaaataaattaataattatacaaatataatgctttatattaaaaagaactataatacattaattggtataaattatattaattggaaTTACATTGAAGAAATAGTTATGCCTATCTTAAAAAAAGTTATCAGTCAGTTTTACGTATTTTGCGCCTATTTCTCAATAAAGGTTCATTTTCAGTTGGTTCATCGCTAGCTTGATCATCCAATAATTCGTCTTTAACAAGTTCATCATCATCGtcctgaaataatattatgttttattacttttaatagcAGCCAGATAggaaacaaacaaaacaattttaagttattactaACCGATTCTTGACCACTATCGCTGTTTTCGTCTTTTCCATCTTTAACTGGCATTTTATGGTGGCTCGGAGGATAAACTAAATCAATAATGCAGACCAATACCTAAAAgtaattcaaacaaatattatacatttgattaAGTAAAAAACTACACACTATTAATCTGATTATAGGTTACCATTACctttatatctattttaatgggaataaatgtttaaatatacataaataagttAACTGAAAAATAGCAGAAATAAGAAACTATCTCATGATGTATCTAAATACATCTtacaaaaataaaccatttatGCCAATTGTATGGCTAAAACTTTAGCAAACATGCTTTGATCATTGAAGCGTGACCTTGGAGCAGTTAAGACAATATCATTCAATGATATTGTCTATAACCATTATCATATCCTATATAAAAATCTCTTAATCtccatatcgatttgtctaaatattgtctcaaaacaatttaaacatcactTAAATttacaacttaaaatattttaaaagttgaatacaaataaaatatgaaatctatgatattttttcaaaaatattattctttatctttttttgtaatgggtgattttactataagattaattaaaacatagaaaaaagattctgcgtaaatgcattttgtctatgttgcgcgtgggccagagagagaaaataaatagtgtgctgacatcctcttaaagtaAAACACGCTTTAATTAACAAACacaacaaaatttat
This genomic window from Metopolophium dirhodum isolate CAU chromosome 1, ASM1992520v1, whole genome shotgun sequence contains:
- the LOC132941159 gene encoding general transcription factor II-I repeat domain-containing protein 2A-like; translated protein: MSKDITDQLQTDLASENYFSICLDESTDVTSQARLAVFVRFSSVNIMREELVKLMTISTKTTGQEIMNVVLKEFANLKININNIVSITTDGAPNMVGKHNGFVQLFSKEISHPLIRFHCLIHQEALCAKDSLPSLQNVMEVVTKVVNFITSRALNNRQFTKLLDEVESQYAGLLMYNSVRWLSRGQVLHRFVELLEEIRLFLFEKSQDYPELKDLNWLNDLMFFTNFTTMYNELNKKLQGHGHIVLTIFSQFRCLEPTFQFLINPHTITYDELDLSFFEWLNIENLEMELIEFQGNWKSLPNSFTSMKKLALSLLTMFGSTYTCEQLFSSMNFIKSTLRNRLGTDISAACIQLKSTNYNPRIDSLAGNMQQQISH